From one Nilaparvata lugens isolate BPH chromosome 2, ASM1435652v1, whole genome shotgun sequence genomic stretch:
- the LOC111050875 gene encoding E3 ubiquitin-protein ligase TRIM71, protein MASSPDTNSVLSCLSNIVLDGDDQFLQDLLQDSASSISPSFKCSCSEGATATCRCTDCSDLLCESCASAHLTLTPTKHHIVVRLDNDSPIHSTSSTSRQGTSPNGILYCDVHLNEVMKFYCDNCLMPICADCSTKEHRTHSIVYLQDAIEGSRMAGLKLLTDSKNGAQAVKDSIEMTQQLLVSVNMKADLMTRDIQSSSTKLQTAIKERETELIVQVEKIRLAKVRVLAQQLDSLRHAFSRFLYTSEHLTEALELGSPMDQLQAKAQAYKDLRLLNAVKMSFQPQEDDCMSFVPPNFDVMKAVTTYGDVVSASYPTSNLNMALGEGLVMQAVRGRLSATTTSSLNSYPKNSFYNDLITNGHEVPCLPGIEKSVAAGEIGDKRDICKFVGYRSKQPEGVAIARGRPIVGIKFPPVCLYYGRNNVHPGPPLLTFGEEGYGDGQLCRPWGVCCSKEGNIIVADRSNNRIQVFNGNGHFLLKFGKHGNEPGEFDRPAGVAVNPLGHIVVADKDNHRIQIFTKDGQFLFTFGEKGCKNGQFNYPWDVDVNESGLIVVSDTRNHRIQLFTSDGSFINKYGFETSTGMWKHFDSPRGVCFGPKGIIIVTDFNNHRLVVIEQNFTQARFLGNEGSNTKQFLRPQGVAVDGDGHVIVADSRNNRIQVFENNGSFLCQFGGSGRDAGLLDRPSGISLTPDGRIVVVDFGNNRVQVF, encoded by the coding sequence ATGGCTTCCTCTCCAGACACAAATTCAGTACTGTCGTGCCTGAGCAACATAGTGCTAGACGGAGATGACCAGTTCCTACAAGACCTGCTGCAGGACAGCGCATCGTCGATATCGCCGTCATTCAAGTGCAGCTGCAGCGAGGGTGCGACCGCCACCTGCAGGTGCACCGACTGCAGCGACCTGCTGTGTGAGTCCTGTGCCAGCGCGCACCTCACCCTCACACCCACCAAACACCACATCGTTGTCAGGCTCGACAATGACAGTCCCATCCACTCCACATCATCCACATCCCGGCAGGGCACCAGTCCCAACGGAATCCTCTACTGTGACGTCCACCTCAACGAAGTCATGAAATTCTACTGTGATAACTGTTTGATGCCGATTTGTGCCGACTGCTCAACAAAAGAGCATCGCACTCACTCCATTGTCTACTTGCAAGACGCAATCGAAGGATCTCGTATGGCCGGCTTGAAGCTTCTGACCGATTCGAAGAACGGTGCGCAGGCTGTCAAAGACAGCATCGAGATGACACAGCAACTGCTGGTCTCGGTCAACATGAAGGCCGACCTCATGACACGCGACATCCAGTCCAGCTCCACAAAACTGCAGACCGCCATCAAGGAGAGAGAGACTGAGCTCATCGTACAGGTCGAGAAGATCAGACTGGCCAAGGTCAGAGTATTGGCCCAACAACTCGACAGTCTGCGTCATGCATTCAGCAGATTCCTCTACACTTCTGAACATTTGACTGAAGCTCTCGAACTGGGCTCGCCTATGGACCAACTGCAAGCCAAAGCTCAGGCTTACAAGGATTTGAGACTTCTAAATGCTGTTAAAATGAGCTTTCAGCCTCAAGAGGATGACTGCATGTCATTTGTGCCACCCAACTTCGATGTGATGAAAGCAGTGACTACTTACGGAGATGTCGTCAGCGCAAGCTACCCCACCTCCAACCTCAACATGGCTCTCGGCGAGGGTTTGGTGATGCAGGCTGTCAGAGGGCGACTATCGGCAACCACCACGTCTTCTCTGAACTCGTATCCGAAAAATAGTTTCTACAATGATCTAATCACCAACGGTCACGAAGTACCTTGTCTTCCGGGTATCGAGAAAAGTGTAGCTGCTGGTGAGATTGGCGATAAGCGCGACATTTGCAAGTTTGTCGGCTACAGATCGAAGCAGCCCGAGGGTGTGGCCATCGCGAGGGGAAGGCCGATCGTCGGCATCAAATTCCCGCCAGTCTGTTTGTATTATGGAAGGAATAATGTGCACCCGGGTCCGCCGCTGCTGACATTTGGAGAGGAAGGGTACGGCGACGGCCAGCTGTGTCGGCCATGGGGCGTCTGCTGCTCCAAGGAGGGCAACATCATCGTCGCAGACCGCAGCAACAACCGCATCCAAGTGTTCAACGGCAACGGGCACTTTCTCTTGAAATTCGGAAAGCACGGAAACGAGCCTGGCGAGTTTGATAGGCCGGCTGGAGTTGCTGTCAACCCACTGGGTCACATCGTGGTGGCCGACAAGGACAACCATCGTATTCAGATTTTCACTAAAGACGGACAATTCTTGTTCACGTTTGGAGAGAAAGGCTGCAAGAACGGACAGTTCAATTACCCGTGGGACGTGGATGTCAATGAGAGTGGGCTGATCGTCGTCTCCGACACCAGAAACCACCGCATCCAACTGTTCACCTCTGACGGATCCTTCATCAACAAGTACGGTTTCGAAACGTCGACTGGTATGTGGAAGCACTTTGACTCGCCGCGCGGCGTCTGCTTCGGGCCCAAGGGAATCATCATCGTCACCGACTTCAACAACCATAGGCTCGTTGTCATCGAACAGAACTTCACGCAGGCGCGTTTCTTGGGCAATGAAGGGTCCAACACGAAGCAGTTCCTGCGTCCCCAAGGGGTCGCCGTCGACGGTGACGGCCACGTCATTGTGGCCGACTCCAGAAACAACCGCATCCAGGTTTTCGAGAACAACGGCAGCTTCCTGTGCCAATTTGGAGGATCTGGCAGAGATGCCGGTTTGCTGGATAGACCGAGCGGCATCAGTCTCACTCCGGACGGTCGCATTGTTGTAGTCGACTTTGGCAACAATCGTGTCCAGGTATTTTAG